Proteins encoded together in one Balaenoptera ricei isolate mBalRic1 chromosome 2, mBalRic1.hap2, whole genome shotgun sequence window:
- the PML gene encoding protein PML isoform X6, whose amino-acid sequence MQQEAAPARSPGPQQDPALPHAPTMPPPESLSEGHEPSHSPTEQATEEEFQFLRCQGCRAEAKCPKLLPCLHTLCSGCLEEPGMQCPICQAPWPPGPDAQALDNVFFESLQRRLSVYRQIVDARALCTRCKEPADYWCFECEQLLCAKCIEAHQWFLKHEARPLAELRSQSARDFLDGTRKSNNIFCSNRNHRNPTLTSIYCRGCSKPLCCSCALLDTGHSELKCDIGTEIQQRQEELDVMTQNLQEQDRTFGAKQAEISSAISQLDRMRAATEELIRTHMRQAVERVLEVERQLLEEVNAQYQRDYEEKAGQLGRLDAVLQRIRMGSVLVQRMKLYASDQEVLDMHGFLRKALHQLRQEEPQSLRAAVRTDSFDELKVRLQDLVSCITQGTDAALSRRASPEAARTPRDTFDVDLPEEAQRAQVQVPGLAVVQPVPGAHPVPVYAYSIKDPSCREEVSNTATPQKRKSCQTECPRKVIKMESEEEKESRLARSSPEQPRPSTSKAVSPPHLDRAPSPKSPVMGNETFLPESNHATSDPGEAEERVVVISSSEDSDAENSGQKGSE is encoded by the exons CAAGCCACGGAGGAAGAGTTCCAGTTCTTGCGTTGCCAGGGCTGCCGGGCAGAAGCCAAGTGCCCCAAGCTGCTGCCTTGTCTGCACACGCTGTGTTCAGGATGCCTGGAGGAGCCAGGCATGCAGTGCCCCATCTGCCAGGCGCCCTGGCCCCCAGGCCCTGATGCGCAGGCCTTGGACAACGTCTTCTTCGAAAGCTTGCAGCGGCGCCTGTCGGTGTACCGGCAAATCGTGGACGCGCGGGCACTGTGCACCCGCTGCAAAGAGCCGGCCGACTACTGGTGCTTCGAGTGCGAGCAGCTCCTCTGCGCCAAGTGCATCGAGGCGCACCAGTGGTTCCTCAAGCACGAGGCCCGGCCACTGGCGGAACTCCGCAGCCAGTCGGCGCGGGACTTTCTGGATGGCACGCGCAAGTCCAACAACATCTTCTGTTCCAACCGTAACCACCGCAACCCTACGCTGACCAG CATCTACTGCCGAGGCTGCTCCAAGCCGCTGTGCTGCTCGTGTGCGCTCCTGGATACGGGCCACAGCGAGCTCAAGTGCGACATCGGGACGGAGATCCAGCAGCGGCAGGAGGAGCTGGACGTCATGACCCAGAACCTGCAGGAGCAGGACCGCACCTTTGGCGCGAAGCAGGCGGAAATTAGCTCGGCCATCAGCCAGCTGGACCGCATGCGCGCGGCCACCGAGGAGCTGATCCGCACGCACATGCGCCAGGCGGTGGAGCGCGTGCTGGAGGTGGAGCGCCAACTGCTGGAGGAGGTGAATGCACAGTACCAGCGCGATTACGAAGAGAAAGCGGGCCAACTGGGCCGCCTGGATGCTGTGCTGCAGCGCATCCGCATGGGCAGCGTGCTTGTGCAGAGGATGAAGCTCTATGCTTCCGACCAGGAGGTGCTGGACATGCACGGCTTCCTGCGCAAGGCACTCCACCAGCTGCGCCAGGAGGAGCCCCAGAGCCTGCGAGCTGCCGTGCGCACGGACAGCTTCGATGAATTAAAGGTGCGCCTGCAGGATCTCGTCTCTTGTATCACCCAGGGCACAG ATGCAGCTCTTTCCAGGAGAGCCAGCCCAGAAGCTGCCCGCACACCCAGAGACACTTTTGACGTTGACCTG CCAGAGGAGGCGCAGAGGGCCCAGGTGCAGGTCCCAGGATTGGCTGTGGTACAGCCGGTGCCAGGGGCACACCCTGTGCCAGTGTACGCCTACTCCATCAAAGACCCCTCCTGCAGAGAG GAGGTCTCCAACACAGCCACACCACAGAAGAGGAAGTCCTGCCAGACCGAGTGCCCCAGGAAGGTCATCAAGATGGAGTCTGAGGAGGAGAAAGAGTCAAGGTTGGCTCGGAGCTCCCCCGAGCAGCCCAGGCCCAGCACCTCCAAGGCAGTCTCGCCACCCCACCTGGACAGGGCCCCCAGCCCCAAGAGCCCCGTCATGGGAAATGAGACCTTCCTGCCCGAGAGCAACCATGCGACCAGCGACCCTGGGGAGGCAG AGGAGCGCGTCGTGGTGATCAGCAGCTCGGAAGACTCAGATGCCGAAAACTCG GGGCAAAAGGGATCGGAATAG
- the PML gene encoding protein PML isoform X3 gives MQQEAAPARSPGPQQDPALPHAPTMPPPESLSEGHEPSHSPTEQATEEEFQFLRCQGCRAEAKCPKLLPCLHTLCSGCLEEPGMQCPICQAPWPPGPDAQALDNVFFESLQRRLSVYRQIVDARALCTRCKEPADYWCFECEQLLCAKCIEAHQWFLKHEARPLAELRSQSARDFLDGTRKSNNIFCSNRNHRNPTLTSIYCRGCSKPLCCSCALLDTGHSELKCDIGTEIQQRQEELDVMTQNLQEQDRTFGAKQAEISSAISQLDRMRAATEELIRTHMRQAVERVLEVERQLLEEVNAQYQRDYEEKAGQLGRLDAVLQRIRMGSVLVQRMKLYASDQEVLDMHGFLRKALHQLRQEEPQSLRAAVRTDSFDELKVRLQDLVSCITQGTDAALSRRASPEAARTPRDTFDVDLPEEAQRAQVQVPGLAVVQPVPGAHPVPVYAYSIKDPSCREEVSNTATPQKRKSCQTECPRKVIKMESEEEKESRLARSSPEQPRPSTSKAVSPPHLDRAPSPKSPVMGNETFLPESNHATSDPGEAEERVVVISSSEDSDAENSPTPRRELTEHPSPAGLLVCPVAHADPRLGLPTILPSKLPSLMPSVPDSLPLTRSKLPSTVGSTSYHAEHKETRAFATSYACPSECIVPPCGLVLPPKGRSRPPPRPPPGLPANLPIPRSVPPTSKGPAANPARRDRQHDPAGAPSAAPRVWPSGSTTSLPFLSLWLPSLMPLLGGGSGEAEHPRLLEQESPLGTLAETPWRIPKSRSHWKSLQKHSHHPTLQRGLPPARVPRRQASESPKCLPPLQP, from the exons CAAGCCACGGAGGAAGAGTTCCAGTTCTTGCGTTGCCAGGGCTGCCGGGCAGAAGCCAAGTGCCCCAAGCTGCTGCCTTGTCTGCACACGCTGTGTTCAGGATGCCTGGAGGAGCCAGGCATGCAGTGCCCCATCTGCCAGGCGCCCTGGCCCCCAGGCCCTGATGCGCAGGCCTTGGACAACGTCTTCTTCGAAAGCTTGCAGCGGCGCCTGTCGGTGTACCGGCAAATCGTGGACGCGCGGGCACTGTGCACCCGCTGCAAAGAGCCGGCCGACTACTGGTGCTTCGAGTGCGAGCAGCTCCTCTGCGCCAAGTGCATCGAGGCGCACCAGTGGTTCCTCAAGCACGAGGCCCGGCCACTGGCGGAACTCCGCAGCCAGTCGGCGCGGGACTTTCTGGATGGCACGCGCAAGTCCAACAACATCTTCTGTTCCAACCGTAACCACCGCAACCCTACGCTGACCAG CATCTACTGCCGAGGCTGCTCCAAGCCGCTGTGCTGCTCGTGTGCGCTCCTGGATACGGGCCACAGCGAGCTCAAGTGCGACATCGGGACGGAGATCCAGCAGCGGCAGGAGGAGCTGGACGTCATGACCCAGAACCTGCAGGAGCAGGACCGCACCTTTGGCGCGAAGCAGGCGGAAATTAGCTCGGCCATCAGCCAGCTGGACCGCATGCGCGCGGCCACCGAGGAGCTGATCCGCACGCACATGCGCCAGGCGGTGGAGCGCGTGCTGGAGGTGGAGCGCCAACTGCTGGAGGAGGTGAATGCACAGTACCAGCGCGATTACGAAGAGAAAGCGGGCCAACTGGGCCGCCTGGATGCTGTGCTGCAGCGCATCCGCATGGGCAGCGTGCTTGTGCAGAGGATGAAGCTCTATGCTTCCGACCAGGAGGTGCTGGACATGCACGGCTTCCTGCGCAAGGCACTCCACCAGCTGCGCCAGGAGGAGCCCCAGAGCCTGCGAGCTGCCGTGCGCACGGACAGCTTCGATGAATTAAAGGTGCGCCTGCAGGATCTCGTCTCTTGTATCACCCAGGGCACAG ATGCAGCTCTTTCCAGGAGAGCCAGCCCAGAAGCTGCCCGCACACCCAGAGACACTTTTGACGTTGACCTG CCAGAGGAGGCGCAGAGGGCCCAGGTGCAGGTCCCAGGATTGGCTGTGGTACAGCCGGTGCCAGGGGCACACCCTGTGCCAGTGTACGCCTACTCCATCAAAGACCCCTCCTGCAGAGAG GAGGTCTCCAACACAGCCACACCACAGAAGAGGAAGTCCTGCCAGACCGAGTGCCCCAGGAAGGTCATCAAGATGGAGTCTGAGGAGGAGAAAGAGTCAAGGTTGGCTCGGAGCTCCCCCGAGCAGCCCAGGCCCAGCACCTCCAAGGCAGTCTCGCCACCCCACCTGGACAGGGCCCCCAGCCCCAAGAGCCCCGTCATGGGAAATGAGACCTTCCTGCCCGAGAGCAACCATGCGACCAGCGACCCTGGGGAGGCAG AGGAGCGCGTCGTGGTGATCAGCAGCTCGGAAGACTCAGATGCCGAAAACTCG CCCACCCCCCGCCGAGAGCTCACCGAGCATCCCAGCCCTGCCGGGCTTCTCGTCTGCCCCGTGGCACATGCCGACCCCCGGCTTGGCCTCCCCACCATCCTGCCGAGCAAGCTGCCGTCCCTGATGCCGAGTGTCCCGGACAGCCTGCCGCTCACCAGGAGCAAGCTGCCATCCACCGTGGGATCAACTTCCTATCACGCAGAGCACAAAGAAACCCGCGCCTTCGCCACATCTTACGCCTGCCCCTCAGAGTGTATTGTGCCCCCATGTGGACTTGTTCTCCCTCCCAAGGGCCGGTCCAGGCCACCACCCCGGCCACCACCGGGACTCCCAGCCAACCTGCCAATCCCCAGGAGTGTCCCGCCCACCTCCAAAGGGCCAGCGGCCAACCCCGCCAGGCGGGACAGGCAGCACGATCCCGCGGGCGCTCCCTCCGCAGCTCCCCGCGTGTGGCCCAGTGGCTCAACAACTTCTttgcccttcctctctctgtggcTCCCCAGCTTGATGCCTCTCTTAGGGGGGGGCTCGGGGGAGGCAGAGCACCCCAGACTCTTGGAGCAGGAGTCTCCCCTGGGGACTCTGGCAGAGACCCCATGGAGAATCCCCAAGTCCAGGTCCCACTGGAAGTCCCTCCAGAAGCattcccaccaccccaccctccaAAGAGGCCTCCCACCAGCACGGGTCCCCCGCAGACAAGCCTCTGAGAGCCCCAAGTGCCTCCCTCCTCTGCAGCCCTGA
- the PML gene encoding protein PML isoform X7 produces MQQEAAPARSPGPQQDPALPHAPTMPPPESLSEGHEPSHSPTEQATEEEFQFLRCQGCRAEAKCPKLLPCLHTLCSGCLEEPGMQCPICQAPWPPGPDAQALDNVFFESLQRRLSVYRQIVDARALCTRCKEPADYWCFECEQLLCAKCIEAHQWFLKHEARPLAELRSQSARDFLDGTRKSNNIFCSNRNHRNPTLTSIYCRGCSKPLCCSCALLDTGHSELKCDIGTEIQQRQEELDVMTQNLQEQDRTFGAKQAEISSAISQLDRMRAATEELIRTHMRQAVERVLEVERQLLEEVNAQYQRDYEEKAGQLGRLDAVLQRIRMGSVLVQRMKLYASDQEVLDMHGFLRKALHQLRQEEPQSLRAAVRTDSFDELKVRLQDLVSCITQGTDAALSRRASPEAARTPRDTFDVDLPEEAQRAQVQVPGLAVVQPVPGAHPVPVYAYSIKDPSCREEVSNTATPQKRKSCQTECPRKVIKMESEEEKEPARSFPLGLCQDVSPRGQGLCRSQALAGAAAQ; encoded by the exons CAAGCCACGGAGGAAGAGTTCCAGTTCTTGCGTTGCCAGGGCTGCCGGGCAGAAGCCAAGTGCCCCAAGCTGCTGCCTTGTCTGCACACGCTGTGTTCAGGATGCCTGGAGGAGCCAGGCATGCAGTGCCCCATCTGCCAGGCGCCCTGGCCCCCAGGCCCTGATGCGCAGGCCTTGGACAACGTCTTCTTCGAAAGCTTGCAGCGGCGCCTGTCGGTGTACCGGCAAATCGTGGACGCGCGGGCACTGTGCACCCGCTGCAAAGAGCCGGCCGACTACTGGTGCTTCGAGTGCGAGCAGCTCCTCTGCGCCAAGTGCATCGAGGCGCACCAGTGGTTCCTCAAGCACGAGGCCCGGCCACTGGCGGAACTCCGCAGCCAGTCGGCGCGGGACTTTCTGGATGGCACGCGCAAGTCCAACAACATCTTCTGTTCCAACCGTAACCACCGCAACCCTACGCTGACCAG CATCTACTGCCGAGGCTGCTCCAAGCCGCTGTGCTGCTCGTGTGCGCTCCTGGATACGGGCCACAGCGAGCTCAAGTGCGACATCGGGACGGAGATCCAGCAGCGGCAGGAGGAGCTGGACGTCATGACCCAGAACCTGCAGGAGCAGGACCGCACCTTTGGCGCGAAGCAGGCGGAAATTAGCTCGGCCATCAGCCAGCTGGACCGCATGCGCGCGGCCACCGAGGAGCTGATCCGCACGCACATGCGCCAGGCGGTGGAGCGCGTGCTGGAGGTGGAGCGCCAACTGCTGGAGGAGGTGAATGCACAGTACCAGCGCGATTACGAAGAGAAAGCGGGCCAACTGGGCCGCCTGGATGCTGTGCTGCAGCGCATCCGCATGGGCAGCGTGCTTGTGCAGAGGATGAAGCTCTATGCTTCCGACCAGGAGGTGCTGGACATGCACGGCTTCCTGCGCAAGGCACTCCACCAGCTGCGCCAGGAGGAGCCCCAGAGCCTGCGAGCTGCCGTGCGCACGGACAGCTTCGATGAATTAAAGGTGCGCCTGCAGGATCTCGTCTCTTGTATCACCCAGGGCACAG ATGCAGCTCTTTCCAGGAGAGCCAGCCCAGAAGCTGCCCGCACACCCAGAGACACTTTTGACGTTGACCTG CCAGAGGAGGCGCAGAGGGCCCAGGTGCAGGTCCCAGGATTGGCTGTGGTACAGCCGGTGCCAGGGGCACACCCTGTGCCAGTGTACGCCTACTCCATCAAAGACCCCTCCTGCAGAGAG GAGGTCTCCAACACAGCCACACCACAGAAGAGGAAGTCCTGCCAGACCGAGTGCCCCAGGAAGGTCATCAAGATGGAGTCTGAGGAGGAGAAAGA GCCTGCACGCT ccttcCCACTGGGCCTCTGCCAGGATGTAAGCccacgagggcagggactgtgtcgctcccaggccctggcaggtgcggctgctcaataa
- the PML gene encoding protein PML isoform X2, producing MQQEAAPARSPGPQQDPALPHAPTMPPPESLSEGHEPSHSPTEQATEEEFQFLRCQGCRAEAKCPKLLPCLHTLCSGCLEEPGMQCPICQAPWPPGPDAQALDNVFFESLQRRLSVYRQIVDARALCTRCKEPADYWCFECEQLLCAKCIEAHQWFLKHEARPLAELRSQSARDFLDGTRKSNNIFCSNRNHRNPTLTSIYCRGCSKPLCCSCALLDTGHSELKCDIGTEIQQRQEELDVMTQNLQEQDRTFGAKQAEISSAISQLDRMRAATEELIRTHMRQAVERVLEVERQLLEEVNAQYQRDYEEKAGQLGRLDAVLQRIRMGSVLVQRMKLYASDQEVLDMHGFLRKALHQLRQEEPQSLRAAVRTDSFDELKVRLQDLVSCITQGTDAALSRRASPEAARTPRDTFDVDLPEEAQRAQVQVPGLAVVQPVPGAHPVPVYAYSIKDPSCREEVSNTATPQKRKSCQTECPRKVIKMESEEEKESRLARSSPEQPRPSTSKAVSPPHLDRAPSPKSPVMGNETFLPESNHATSDPGEAEERVVVISSSEDSDAENSRVEPTETVAPPSSPAHPPPRAHRASQPCRASRLPRGTCRPPAWPPHHPAEQAAVPDAECPGQPAAHQEQAAIHRGINFLSRRAQRNPRLRHILRLPLRVYCAPMWTCSPSQGPVQATTPATTGTPSQPANPQECPAHLQRASGQPRQAGQAARSRGRSLRSSPRVAQWLNNFFALPLSVAPQLDASLRGGLGGGRAPQTLGAGVSPGDSGRDPMENPQVQVPLEVPPEAFPPPHPPKRPPTSTGPPQTSL from the exons CAAGCCACGGAGGAAGAGTTCCAGTTCTTGCGTTGCCAGGGCTGCCGGGCAGAAGCCAAGTGCCCCAAGCTGCTGCCTTGTCTGCACACGCTGTGTTCAGGATGCCTGGAGGAGCCAGGCATGCAGTGCCCCATCTGCCAGGCGCCCTGGCCCCCAGGCCCTGATGCGCAGGCCTTGGACAACGTCTTCTTCGAAAGCTTGCAGCGGCGCCTGTCGGTGTACCGGCAAATCGTGGACGCGCGGGCACTGTGCACCCGCTGCAAAGAGCCGGCCGACTACTGGTGCTTCGAGTGCGAGCAGCTCCTCTGCGCCAAGTGCATCGAGGCGCACCAGTGGTTCCTCAAGCACGAGGCCCGGCCACTGGCGGAACTCCGCAGCCAGTCGGCGCGGGACTTTCTGGATGGCACGCGCAAGTCCAACAACATCTTCTGTTCCAACCGTAACCACCGCAACCCTACGCTGACCAG CATCTACTGCCGAGGCTGCTCCAAGCCGCTGTGCTGCTCGTGTGCGCTCCTGGATACGGGCCACAGCGAGCTCAAGTGCGACATCGGGACGGAGATCCAGCAGCGGCAGGAGGAGCTGGACGTCATGACCCAGAACCTGCAGGAGCAGGACCGCACCTTTGGCGCGAAGCAGGCGGAAATTAGCTCGGCCATCAGCCAGCTGGACCGCATGCGCGCGGCCACCGAGGAGCTGATCCGCACGCACATGCGCCAGGCGGTGGAGCGCGTGCTGGAGGTGGAGCGCCAACTGCTGGAGGAGGTGAATGCACAGTACCAGCGCGATTACGAAGAGAAAGCGGGCCAACTGGGCCGCCTGGATGCTGTGCTGCAGCGCATCCGCATGGGCAGCGTGCTTGTGCAGAGGATGAAGCTCTATGCTTCCGACCAGGAGGTGCTGGACATGCACGGCTTCCTGCGCAAGGCACTCCACCAGCTGCGCCAGGAGGAGCCCCAGAGCCTGCGAGCTGCCGTGCGCACGGACAGCTTCGATGAATTAAAGGTGCGCCTGCAGGATCTCGTCTCTTGTATCACCCAGGGCACAG ATGCAGCTCTTTCCAGGAGAGCCAGCCCAGAAGCTGCCCGCACACCCAGAGACACTTTTGACGTTGACCTG CCAGAGGAGGCGCAGAGGGCCCAGGTGCAGGTCCCAGGATTGGCTGTGGTACAGCCGGTGCCAGGGGCACACCCTGTGCCAGTGTACGCCTACTCCATCAAAGACCCCTCCTGCAGAGAG GAGGTCTCCAACACAGCCACACCACAGAAGAGGAAGTCCTGCCAGACCGAGTGCCCCAGGAAGGTCATCAAGATGGAGTCTGAGGAGGAGAAAGAGTCAAGGTTGGCTCGGAGCTCCCCCGAGCAGCCCAGGCCCAGCACCTCCAAGGCAGTCTCGCCACCCCACCTGGACAGGGCCCCCAGCCCCAAGAGCCCCGTCATGGGAAATGAGACCTTCCTGCCCGAGAGCAACCATGCGACCAGCGACCCTGGGGAGGCAG AGGAGCGCGTCGTGGTGATCAGCAGCTCGGAAGACTCAGATGCCGAAAACTCG CGTGTGGAGCCCACGGAGACCGTCGCACCTCCCTCCTCGCCAGCCCACCCCCCGCCGAGAGCTCACCGAGCATCCCAGCCCTGCCGGGCTTCTCGTCTGCCCCGTGGCACATGCCGACCCCCGGCTTGGCCTCCCCACCATCCTGCCGAGCAAGCTGCCGTCCCTGATGCCGAGTGTCCCGGACAGCCTGCCGCTCACCAGGAGCAAGCTGCCATCCACCGTGGGATCAACTTCCTATCACGCAGAGCACAAAGAAACCCGCGCCTTCGCCACATCTTACGCCTGCCCCTCAGAGTGTATTGTGCCCCCATGTGGACTTGTTCTCCCTCCCAAGGGCCGGTCCAGGCCACCACCCCGGCCACCACCGGGACTCCCAGCCAACCTGCCAATCCCCAGGAGTGTCCCGCCCACCTCCAAAGGGCCAGCGGCCAACCCCGCCAGGCGGGACAGGCAGCACGATCCCGCGGGCGCTCCCTCCGCAGCTCCCCGCGTGTGGCCCAGTGGCTCAACAACTTCTttgcccttcctctctctgtggcTCCCCAGCTTGATGCCTCTCTTAGGGGGGGGCTCGGGGGAGGCAGAGCACCCCAGACTCTTGGAGCAGGAGTCTCCCCTGGGGACTCTGGCAGAGACCCCATGGAGAATCCCCAAGTCCAGGTCCCACTGGAAGTCCCTCCAGAAGCattcccaccaccccaccctccaAAGAGGCCTCCCACCAGCACGGGTCCCCCGCAGACAAGCCTCTGA